In the genome of Peromyscus eremicus chromosome 8b, PerEre_H2_v1, whole genome shotgun sequence, the window acctttatttcttcttctgaatACATTAATTTGACTCTTGTGTATAGTTTTGAAAACTTCTATATATCTGTAGAAACCTTGCAAATTAAGTGAAGGATCAGCTAATTTATAAATCACAtggaaaaaatcatctttaaattcTTGATTAACACAAATAGCAACTTGTGAGGCTTTAGACAGTGACCATTCCTCTGTGTGCTTATTCCCTAGAGAGCAGGTCACTGAACAGATGTGACCTTTGTGACAccatttttccttcctctgtaaACAAGGGAGTAGATGTTAGTTAATACATCAActtcttggtttatttttcctgaccttaaaaaaatcacatttttaaaagtgcaaTTCTGTGACCCAGTTAATAGAGAACCATATTTACTCTTTCTCTGAGGAAGAGATAGCCTGTAAAGGTCTCTTTGATTCATTTACATCGTATTAGAAAGTACTGTTAAGGAATTTAATGACTATACATTCAAAATtgaggctttgagagtttaacaAAAGCCAACAACTAGAATTTtagaaaagggggaaaagggGTTACAGGAAACCAACCAACACTAACgagtagaaaacacagtggaaaatGGTTAGATCCGGGGTCATCTAGTTCCATTACAGACAGAAACTAATTTTACATTTCTTGATCAAAACAGAAGCTGGTTTTAACTGTTTCGTTCAGAGTTGAAGCATAATCCACAACTCTACAAGATCAGAAGTGGCACTCAGTTTTCCCGGTGACGTTCTGTTGAGACTCTTTTCAATCCCCAACTAACCTGAGAATCTACTCAGGAAACAAGTTGGTGTCTGAGGAATTCTCCCTCAAGATTCTGCCAGTGACAATCAGTCTGATGGCTTTCCGAAACCaaggataaaagaaagcataaatCAAGGGGTTCATGGCTGAGTTGTAGTAGGCGATCCAAACTAGTATTTCATACACATACGTGGGTGTGATGAAGCCCAGGAGAGCATCAATGATTGCATCAATGTAGTACGGCaaccaggaaaagagaaaagctgCCACTGCGATTCCCAGGGTTTTGGctgctttcctttccctcttggCCACCCTGTCCTTGTAGCTGTCTGATGCCTTGGCCGTCTGGTCACTCATTCTCTCAATCCTCTGAGCCTGCTGCttagcaatgaagaaaatcttAGTGTAGACAGTTATCATGACAAGTGTGGGGGTGAAAAATAGTACAAAATTAACgaagacccagatttgattcaTTGGAAGTTGACAGCCTCCCACACAGGTGAGGGCAGTCACTAGATCCTCCAGCCCAGCTTCATTGGCCCCTGTGTAAATAAGAGAAAAGCTATAGATGATGGAGAGTAACCAGGAGAAGGCAATGCACTTGCCAGAAACAGATGCAGTGAACCTGGTGGGGTAGGTCAGGGGGTCACTGACAGCAATATATCTATCCACAGAGATGAAGCACAAGTGAAAgatagaagaaaaacagaatgatACATCAAAATAAGAATGAACTTTACAGTAACTGTCCCCAAAGTACCAGCAGCTCTCCACAGACCTCACTGTACTGAAGGGCATCACGGTCAGTCCCACCAAGAAGTCAGCACAGGCCAGGGATGCCACCAGAAAGTTGGCAGGAGAGTGCAGCTGTTTGAAATGAAGAATGGACATCATCACCAGGAGGTTTCCACACACAGCCAGCACAGCCCCAAAGCCAAAGACTGCATAGAGGATGAGGCGAGGGCCTGGGGAGTAAGGGTTCTTGATGCAGGATCCATTCAAGTTCTCATAGCACAGCTGGACAGATGTGACAGAGACCAGTTCTCTGCTCAGGATGCTGTCTTGATCCCAGACAAAGCTGTCATCATCTGTAGCCATGTATGCTATTCCAAAAATCCTCAGGAAAAAAATTCAGAACAAGTAATTGCTAATAGATTTTCATTTCCTAAAATTATTTACTTCCTAATTTACAGTCAACCTTCTGTATTACATGAAGCTGCTTAAGTCCGTTTCAGTTTTTTTCTCTGCTTAATCTATTTCCTCACATCTCAAAAGCAGCAGTCTATTCTGTGACCCACACTTAAATCCCACAATCTCATCCTTATTTAACTAACACATGGTAATGCCCCCCAGCACTTTTAGCCCTCAAGAAAGCAGCCTAATGATGCCAAGTCCAGTGTGTCCCTACGATGGAATCCCCGTGGTGTAAGGTGAGGTAAGTGAGAACTTGCCAGTGAGTATGTTGTTTGTGCCACAACCAAGTTTACCCCTTCTCATTTGCTAATGACAGCTGACCTTTCTGTATAATGTATGTGAGCATAATACCTGATGTAACAGAACTTCACCCAGAATTGGAAACTTTGTTCATTATTAAAAATGACCTTTCCTCTTCATGAGAATTGCTATCAATGGCTCTTAtattgaaaatgatcaaaattccTGCATAaaatctctttcttccttctggcaTTCATCCTTGttagagaaataaaatacagagCCATGAGGACATCTACTTTTCTCCAGGGTCAGCTTTAACCATTTTGATTTGGAAAAGTGGGGGTATGGACTGCAAGGATTTGCTTGTGGAATGAGGTAAGAGGCTAGTATAATAAACAGGACTTTCTTCTTTGATTTAACAGAAtcattagaaatataaaattcaaatgtgGAAGGAATCCTCACACTGTGGTGTCCTAATGTGTgactttattttactttgagaTGTTTCTCCTCACAAAACACTGTAATAGAATCTGCCTAAGCTCTGAAAAGTCTTTTATGTTGAAAATCTGGACATTGTTAGTACTGGTTTGTGGGGGGAGTTATAAATTATACTTTACATAGTTCACATTAAAATCTATCTAAAGATTTTTAACCAATTTTTGCTCTCATCAATACATAAGAACATGAATTTTCCCTGTACTTTAATAGTAGTCAAAATGGAATAACATTTTtcataataatgacaataataataatcatatataaaatagtttatttcttttttgcctAGTGTAACAACAGAAGTTCAATACACTTTGATTACAGTTATGGTCCtattcaaaataaaaccacactTTCAAGACAAGAAGTAGCCCAGTAACCAAAGTGCTGGCAGTGCATGTGTCGGGATAGGAGTCTGGATCCTGAGCACCCTAACAAATGCCTGGTAGACACAGACGCCCACCTGTAACTCCCGTGCTCAGAAGGAAGAGACAGTTGATTCCGAGAACCAGTGGGCAGCTAGATTAGTAGTGTTGGCAAGTATGGGTTCAAccgagagaccttgcctcaaagaagAAGGGGAGAGCAACTGGAGAAGACTCCCAATGTCACCTACAGGTTatcacatgcctgcacacacatgtggacattCCTACGCATGCTAAATATAATGATAATGTTTTTAACTGCTCTGTCTAATTGCAACTGTTCATTTTATTATTGGAGATATTTTTGCCTGTACTTTATGACTTCAGTaccatttatttagttttaattgtTTGGATTTTAGATGGAACAGCAACATCTTTTAATATATATCTCAGAGGTGGTGTACAATTTCTATTGGTCATAatttcaaacatttactgatCTTCTTAGTTTCCATTTTTGTAACAAGTATACCAAAATCtatgtttatatttaataatactaTTTTGTCCAAGAAATAAAACCAACATTTTCTTCTAATACTTGAAAATCCAAATGAATTAATTATAATTTCCTGAGGATAAGAATAAgttacttaacattttttttaatagccCTACACTCGATTACCCTTTCTTAAATAATCTATtattaaataattcttttttcagGTATTATTTTACATTATGGGTTTTTTATTATCAACATGGtagaaatatgaatatttataaaaaatcatGACAAAATTACTCTATATTATGACATTAGACATACAAAATtctagggaaaaagaaaaggaattctaCAAAATACCGTCTctagtgactggagagatggctcagtggttaagaactttCAGAGGACCGGGGTTTATTTCCCATAACCCACATGATGATACACAAATCTCATTAATGTCAGTACCAGGCCACCTGGTACCTTCTTCTGATATCCCTGGGCACCAAAATCGCAGGATGTGCACAGACCTACAGGAAAGCCAAACAATCACATATAAAATGGATAcatctaataaaaatattttaagacttaAAAATAAGTCTCTTATTGTAGAAACTGAATTTGTTGCTAATAGTAAAGCATAAATGGGAGGCTTTTAGAAGACAATAATTAGCCACAGACAAAGAAGGCATCCAGGCAGATTTGAGTTGACATACCTAGGAAATATTGCATACACTAATATTTACTAAACCATATTTCTATCAAGTGATTTAAGATGATCATACAACCAAGAACCCACTAGAATAAAAGCTATGCTATACAATTAAATATCAATTTCCCTCCTCAACTTAAAGCAACATATTTATGGGCAGTATAATAACTGTCATAATGACAACGAAACTCACACTCTGtcaaaaaattccttaattacaGATTTGGGCTGAGTTACAAGGTAATGGATTACTGGTACCCGTCAAGTTAGTGGATATTTTGATGTTCTCATGAatcaaagaaggaaataaagttCAAATCAATGTATTTTGAACTGATTTACAGTAGCTAAACTAGCAAAATGTCTTATAACTGGAGAAAGATGTTATGCACTCCttcaaagaatcagtgaaagaaGTGATCCTCCATAGTCATACAGGATCACAAATGTTATCACTTCGACACAAGCTTTGGCAGCTTTTCTCTCTACTGTGGCCACATTGGCTTTTTATCTCCTTAAAATAACTGTCCTTGTAACTGATGTtttctatctttttgtttttagcttgTTTTCTATATAGTCACTATAAAAATATGACTATTTAGTATTGCCATAATAGAAGCAGGtctgaaaaataacagaaaacttGTGACTACTCAGCCTTAGTTTAGAACATACTGACAACCTTCTTTACAGTTATCAACACTGGCTAATTCTCCCAGCCCACAGCCATAGAGCCCTGTGTACAACACAGCCCTGGTGTACAACAGGGGCAGAATCCAAAGATGCTGGTATAAATCCCTGACACAGACATCTTGAACTTGGTTGGATTGATCCAAGAGTCAGTTACAATGATGTTCCTGCTGACAGAGGTGAAGCATGGGTATAAGAGATAAGAGTAACAAAATGCCACGTCCACATCACAGCCggtgagaaaaggagagaaatttCTCCAAAAGTACCAACAGCTCTTAATGGATGTGAACATGCTGACGAGCATTACAGAGACTCCCACCCAGAATCAGAATAAGCCAGAAATACAGTGATGAAATACATGATTTGAAATGGAGAGTGAGGCTCATCTTCAGGAGCTCTTCAAATACAGTCAACACAACCTTGAGTTCAAATACTGTGTAGACAATCACCAAGGTCCCAGGTGAATGGGTTATCACAGAGGACTCCTTTGGGTTCTTGTAGCAGAGGGCTATGGGTGACAAGATTCTTCTCTTAGCACCATCTCTTTCTTGCTGTTCATTCAGGCACAAGTACAGAATTTTGATCAATCACATAAGATGACAATTTTTTAAgtgctgaaaaaagaaaagaaccctcATTAATTTGCATATCCAAGGTGTCCTTGTCAAACATTCCCTGTCACATCTTGATTTCAGCTTTAATCTTTGAACCTACAAAGCAGTTGTGAATTCTATTTAAATTTGTGTGTTCCATAAATTTCATTGTTATGGTCATGATTCTTACATCTCAGTGTAATCTGAGAAAAACTTATTCTTAATCCAGCAGCAATTACTCTTCCAAAAATATGCAGCAAATCTTCTGCTGTGACTTTATAATTTAACCAGTCATTTTCAGTACCTGCTCTGTGTGCCTAGGACTGTCCTCATTGTTAAAGCCCTGAAATTTGGTGAGGGTTTAACATGTATTACTCACTTTTCAATACTTCCACTCCTAATGTTGAGTAATAAGTGAGAAAAAGTTCCCAGGAAACAAAGCCAAATTGCACATCAGAAATGATGACAATAGGAATTTCCAAAGGGTGAGATATGAACAATGAGAAGAAACTTACATAAGTCTCTTCTTAAGATTTGATGTCTAACAGTGAATATTCTCAGTGATAAAAATGGCAGAGATggtaggaagaggaaaatgagagAAATTCTCACCTTTAAATGAAATGCATAAAGttaaaaccaaacacacatacacactaacaaaTAACCCAgtacaaccaagcatggtggcacacaccttaatcccatcactgaggaggcagaggcaaggggatctctacAAATTCAAGACTGCTCTgatctacagaataagttctaggtcagccagggctacatagtgagaccctaccaAAAAGAAAGGTCATCTATCATAATTGGAGTCTCTGTTGATGTTGGTATGTGTGATGTGGAAGTTACAGGTATGAGGTGAGCGGGttattcttcctcttttttttttagatagagtcTATAACTAAACATGGAGCTGGCCATTCCCTATTGGACTAGAAAGACTGGTCAGTGGACCCAttagatccacctgtctttgttcCCCAGGAGTAGgtgacaggcacacacatggtgtctTTACCTATGTGTCTGTACATGGGTTTGTTCATGTGACTGTAGGTTCCAAAGGAAGCCAGATCCACCTGATCCtgtgttacaggcagttgggagctgcccGATGTGGGTATTGGCAACTCAACTCAGGTCTTCCACAAGAGCTGCACATCCTTTTACTACCGCAAATTCTAAGTAGTTATAGCTCTTGATCCAAAACTTCATGTTGCATAATTTGACCTCAAACACTCTTAGgaactgaagatgaccttgaagtctAATAccccctgtctccatctcccaagagaTGGACTCACAAGTaatattattttctgaaaatgaatAATACCCCACTTGATATGTATACAACATTTCCTTAATTCATTCTTCCATTGTTAGGTAAGCAGGCTGATTCCAGACTTGCCTATTGTGAAGACTGCAGTCATAAACAGGAATATACAAAAAGATATATCACATAGTGACTTTGATTTGAGTACACTGTAACAAATGATGTAACTGCATCATGTGGTAGTGACTAGAGTTGCTGTAAGCACTAGAAAGGGAAAGCCAATGCCCTATAGTGCAGTAACACAAGATTGGTCAGATACAGGCAAAACTTCCCTTCAAAGTTTTTATATTGCAACTACTCTACACTTAAATCAGGCAATCTAAGCTCAATAGAGTCATCCAGGTTAATTTGACCTTTGCTTTCAGGCTAACTCCATGAAAACTTAATGCTGAGGTAAGATATAATTAGGAGATATTCCCAACGCCTGTAACATTCCTGTAGAAATGTTACTTCCATGGTtgtttacaaatttatttttagtaaattgGTTCACTAAAAGTCAGATCAAGGTTGGACAGAAGTTTTGCTTCCCTGGGGTTTAAGATTCTAACCCTGAGAGCACAATTCTCAGACAAACTTTTGGTTCTTTGGTGAACAAAAGGTTTCAGTCTCATTTCTTCACTTGAGCATTAGTTTACAAGTTGTTGGCTCCTGAAACACATTATAAAAAATCCACTAACTTGTAATCACCCAAGTGATAGAGAGTGTGAAGCATTCCTCATTAGAGAAGGATACAGTAATGATGGTCTGAGGTCATATCACAGTCAAAATTAAGAAGACATTTagtgagaggaaagggagaaagtttttattttctgtccttaTGGCTTAGACTCTAATACAGTGGTTCCCAATCTTCCTAATGAAGTGACCCTTCAATTCAGTTTTTTCTGTTATGGAGACAACCCCCCCAACCATAATTTatgtcattgctacttcctaagtgtaattttgctactttcaTAAATCATAATGCAattatctgatatacaggatatctgatatacccCAGTGAAAAAAATAGTTCATCCTTACAgaagggtcaagacccacaggttgagaacccctgtatAAGAGGATGGCAGCAACCAAACACAGGAAAGATGAAAGTTCCAAGCTTTGTGTGAACAGTTATGAGCCCTGAACACATGCAGCAAACTGTCTACTAAGGGGTCCAGGTCATTCTTTGAGTTCATGAATAATTGTAACAGTTTAGCTTGATTCATTACATGATCTACatgtatttcaaaaatatttcttattgATACTGGTAATTGCCTAAGGAATTCTTagatgtgtgtgtgaaa includes:
- the LOC131918860 gene encoding trace amine-associated receptor 7e-like, which encodes MATDDDSFVWDQDSILSRELVSVTSVQLCYENLNGSCIKNPYSPGPRLILYAVFGFGAVLAVCGNLLVMMSILHFKQLHSPANFLVASLACADFLVGLTVMPFSTVRSVESCWYFGDSYCKVHSYFDVSFCFSSIFHLCFISVDRYIAVSDPLTYPTRFTASVSGKCIAFSWLLSIIYSFSLIYTGANEAGLEDLVTALTCVGGCQLPMNQIWVFVNFVLFFTPTLVMITVYTKIFFIAKQQAQRIERMSDQTAKASDSYKDRVAKRERKAAKTLGIAVAAFLFSWLPYYIDAIIDALLGFITPTYVYEILVWIAYYNSAMNPLIYAFFYPWFRKAIRLIVTGRILRENSSDTNLFPE